In Mercurialis annua linkage group LG6, ddMerAnnu1.2, whole genome shotgun sequence, the following are encoded in one genomic region:
- the LOC126653495 gene encoding uncharacterized protein LOC126653495 isoform X3, whose product MVKSKEEEEGNKSDGLEIISIGSLYSGTWDKKYWSSSRGKDRYPYPVGYQACRAYNGSTYKMEIQEGSKGPLFLITSADGHSCSGQTADIAWEKFQKKGCLRVNILHGKRFSCKIDGIEFFGFRNPLVQRLLRELVANVNGIAEQSLVSSSFCIVAPTIDPNSEYHDPSTSSNLSVLEKPHLTRKRVKRGNNKPSGCDDFKRLCAGDVTYGSRKKKKSVPASTIIFNEMHDSCIPLSPVLAGLQSNCPTGKENICSSDKDGLLLKFDDYPNDVREKVVLAERVRKPDNYENNKSTNVVSNSCAEEKPLDRLQDTEEVISELKAVDALCPDESQTVDDVDLCVPDTELEGLNFPVSSKFKNVTDPCPEECQSVLAVHLCAPDTLDSVQDNTTSSATVILDKITCGAAEEFMVNDLCVPDTELEGLNFPVSSEFKIEADPCPEECKNIIAVHLCAPDTLDFVQDNTKKSATIMLDKFTCGVEEEFMVTDPVVSEQLVTKSSPEEESGTFSSNFSSEKSDMDSVGHDIAKSMMTLLLPQAIPLLNITSRKKIKTPSPSVNFDIKPKLHEENIGSGSSIKAQSSDINHSVIQSYGHVKSVALDKFGGDQFQDQVMNQLVSPSKNVEADQVSFGKDASCLHGGKRHADLDIKGSLAYHVETNETKDILCDDKVQLNERKMAQGGEFHLSEFVLNRKSSSKEVPTIVSHDVRQNINENSLGAKINSEKNLETAPDCNEAVGTSAASVGALASLQLSRKESLEAGDFVTSKISSGQVSKRVYTRKKVPKTEAIRRKNSPLLLESAGCSKLIDGCTAGTTGTALNSELFNDQKEVVYTDTRVGGELHGLSTENTDVTSNPVLESRAPFMSVNQADFCASEDQDTSNPSVPSVLDVEKSQIHLSEKIAGLKNSLDINRLASREEGIRFCHKDSNSEITRQMNLEFNCELDSIVDFLGCYFHPMPVLSLLLSRKGNEIYICSLCGLLVEKDRTLFLYKLVIEGPGTGCPCFIGHTSITWPSSADKFGGVIPFERSGLQLTPDGQCLVLLGNTRTPCCREGTLDCLCSSCTLDCSENNGVKIVQVKAGYVSVLVKLSTSDSLLCILVCEPDHIVAAGENGKLHLWTMNSLWSAPTEDFTIQSNDHISPCTMELKRIPKCSSLVIGHDGLGQFRLWDISKRILVSKFSAPSISVHQFCPISVLFRQREVNGFSYSNMEVDINTLLDATKMCFSEHSMNHSRPHSENEDISIWCLVFTAPHSDALHDYGSSDFLINSVGGWRVALLVKDTLILGNALDPRAAAIGASAGHGIIGTLDGLVYMWEILTGKVEVLRALPRMVQVQVSWRWQMTKVRYWYICALSESEY is encoded by the exons ATGGTGAAAtctaaagaagaagaagaaggaaataAATCAGATGGACTTGAAATTATCTCAATCGGATCTCTATACAGTGGAACCTGGGATAAGAAGTATTGGAGCTCGTCTAGG GGTAAAGATAGGTATCCTTATCCTGTTGGATATCAAGCTTGTCGAGCTTATAATGGGAGCACATATAAGATGGAAATTCAGGAAGGTTCTAAAGGGCCATTATTCCTG ATTACTTCTGCTGATGGACATTCATGCTCTGGGCAAACAGCGGATATTGCATGGGAGAAATTTCAGAAAAAAGGCTGCCTGCGCGTAAATATCTTGCATGGCAAAAGGTTTTCTTGCAAGATAGATGGTATAGAG TTCTTTGGGTTCCGAAACCCATTAGTCCAGAGGTTACTTCGGGAGTTGGTGGCAAATGTGAATGGAATAGCAGAACAAAGCCTGGTATCTTCCAGTTTCTGCATTGTGGCTCCAACAATAGATCCAAATAGTGAATACCATGATCCAAGCACATCTTCTAACCTGTCAGTTTTGGAAAAACCACATTTGACACGGAAAAGAGTCAAGAGGGGAAATAACAAGCCATCAGGATGTGATGATTTTAAAAGACTGTGTGCTGGTGATGTAACATATGGGAGtcgtaagaaaaaaaaatctgtgCCGGCCtccactattatttttaatgaaatgcACGACTCTTGCATTCCTCTTAGTCCAGTTCTAGCAGGATTGCAATCAAATTGTCCAACTGGAAAAGAAAATATTTGTTCTTCAGACAAAGATGGTTTGCTTTTGAAGTTTGATGACTACCCTAATGATGTTCGAGAGAAAGTTGTGTTGGCTGAAAGAGTAAGAAAGCCTgataattatgaaaataacaaATCCACTAATGTAGTCAGCAACTCCTGTGCAGAAGAAAAACCT CTTGATAGGTTGCAAGATACTGAAGAAGTAATTTCTGAACTGAAAGCTGTTGATGCATTATGTCCAGACGAATCTCAAACAGTTGATGACGTTGATCTTTGTGTTCCTGATACTGAATTGGAAGGTCTGAATTTTCCAGTATCATCCAAATTCAAAAATGTGACTGATCCATGTCCAGAAGAATGTCAAAGTGTCCTTGCTGTTCATCTTTGTGCTCCTGATACATTAGATTCTGTGCAAG ATAATACGACAAGCTCTGCTACAGTTATCTTGGATAAAATTACTTGTGGAGCTGCAGAAGAGTTCATGGTTAATGATCTTTGTGTTCCTGATACTGAATTGGAAGGTCTGAATTTTCCAGTATCATCCGAATTCAAAATTGAGGCTGATCCATGTCCAGAAGAATGTAAAAATATCATTGCTGTTCATCTTTGTGCTCCTGATACATTAGATTTCGTGCAAG ATAACACGAAAAAATCTGCTACAATTATGTTGGATAAATTTACATGTGGGGTTGAAGAAGAGTTCATGGTAACTGATCCAGTTGTTTCTGAACAATTGGTGACTAAATCATCCCCAGAAGAAGAATCGGGCACATTTAGTTCAAATTTCAGCTCTGAAAAAAGTGATATGGATTCAGTTGGTCATGATATAGCCAAGTCAATGATGACACTTCTGCTTCCACAAGCTATTCCTCTGCTCAATATTACCtcaaggaaaaaaattaaaaccccCAGCCCTTCAGTGAATTTCGATATTAAACCTAAACTTCATGAAGAAAATATTGGAAGTGGCTCCTCAATAAAGGCTCAATCCTCTGATATAAATCACTCAGTTATACAAAGTTATGGACATGTTAAGTCTGTTGCTCTTGACAAATTTGGTGGTGACCAATTTCAGGATCAAGTTATGAACCAGCTAGTATCGCCCTCCAAAAATGTGGAAGCTGATCAAGTTAGCTTTGGTAAAGATGCTTCTTGTCTTCATGGTGGGAAACGACATGCTGATCTAGACATTAAGGGGTCATTGGCTTATCATGTTGAGACCAATGAGACTAAAGATATTTTATGCGATGATAAAGTTCAGTTGAATGAAAGAAAAATGGCACAGGGTGGTGAATTCCACTTATCAGAATTTGTTCTAAATCGCAAATCTTCCAGCAAGGAAGTTCCCACCATAGTAAGCCATGATGTTCGCCAAAATATTAATGAAAACTCATTAGGTGCCAAGATCAATTCTGAGAAGAACCTTGAAACTGCACCCGATTGTAATGAAG cTGTAGGTACAAGTGCTGCTAGTGTAGGAGCCTTGGCGAGTTTGCAGTTATCAAGGAAGGAATCTCTTGAGGCCGGGGATTTTGTAACCAGCAAGATATCCAGTGGCCAAGTCTCCAAAAGAGTATACACCAGAAAAAAGGTCCCAAAAACAGAAGCTATAAGGAGAAAGAACAGTCCTCTACTTTTAGAAAGTGCAGGGTGTAGCAAACTTATAGATGGTTGTACAGCAGGAACAACAGGAACTGCCCTCAACTCAGAGCTCTTCAATGACCAAAAAGAAGTAGTTTATACTGATACCAGGGTTGGAGGGGAACTCCATGGTTTGTCCACTGAAAATACTGATGTGACTTCTAATCCCGTATTGGAAAGCCGGGCGCCTTTTATGTCAGTAAATCAAGCAGATTTCTGTGCTTCAGAAGACCAGGATACCTCAAATCCGTCTGTTCCATCCGTGTTAGATGTAGAAAAATCCCAAATCCATTTATCAGAGAAGATAGCGGGGCTTAAGAATTCTTTAGACATTAATCGTCTTGCATCTCGAGAAGAAGGAATAAGGTTCTGTCACAAGGACAGTAATTCAGAAATAACGAGGCAAATGAACTTAGAGTTTAATTGTGAGCTAGACAGCATTGTTGATTTTTTGGGATGCTATTTCCACCCTATGCCTGTTTTGTCACTGTTGTTGAGCCGAAAAGGAAACGAAATCTACATTTGTAGTCTATGTGGTCTTTTGGTAGAAAAGGACAGAACCCTATTTCTTTACAAGCTAGTAATTGAAGGGCCAGGAACAGGATGTCCATGCTTTATTGGTCACACGTCAATAACCTGGCCATCTTCAGCTGATAAATTTGGTGGAGTA ATTCCATTTGAAAGATCTGGTTTGCAACTCACCCCAGATGGGCAGTGTCTTGTTTTGCTTGGAAACACTAGAACACCATGTTGCAG GGAAGGAACATTAGATTGTTTATGCTCATCATGTACATTAGACTGCTCTGAGAACAATGGTGTGAAAATTGTACAAGTAAAAGCTGGATACGTATCAGTTCTGGTTAAATTGAGTACATCTGACAGTTTGCTATGTATATTGGTGTGTGAACCTGATCACATTGTTGCTGCTGGAGAGAATGGAAAACTGCATCTTTGGACCATGAATTCATTATGGAG TGCACCAACAGAAGATTTCACCATACAGTCTAATGATCACATATCCCCATGTACGATGGAGTTAAAGAGAATACCAAAATGTTCTTCTCTAGTTATTGGGCATGATGGCCTTGGGCAGTTCAGATTATG GGATATCTCAAAACGTATACTTGTCTCTAAATTCTCGGCTCCAAGCATTTCAGTTCATCAATTTTGTCCAATCAGTGTGTTATTTAGGCAAAGGGAAGTCAACGGTTTCAGTTACTCTAACATGGAAGTGGACATCAATACATTATTGGATGCAACAAAAATGTGTTTTTCAGAGCACAGCATGAATCATTCCCGTCCTCATTCAGAGAATGAAGATATTTCCATCTGGTGTCTTGTCTTCACTGCCCCTCACTCTGATGCTCTACATGACTATGGTTCAAGTGATTTCCTGATAAATTCAGTTGGAGGTTGGAGGGTAGCACTACTGGTGAAAGATACATTGATATTGGGAAATGCATTGGATCCAAG GGCTGCCGCTATTGGTGCATCAGCTGGTCATGGAATCATTGGTACGCTTGACGGACTTGTGTATATGTGGGAAATTTTGACAGGAAAG GTGGAAGTGCTTCGTGCATTGCCACGGATGGTTCAGGTTCAGGTGTCTTGGCGGTGGCAGATGACAAAGGTCAGGTACTGGTATATATGTGCCCTCAGCGAGTCTGAGTATTAG
- the LOC126653495 gene encoding uncharacterized protein LOC126653495 isoform X1 has translation MVKSKEEEEGNKSDGLEIISIGSLYSGTWDKKYWSSSRGKDRYPYPVGYQACRAYNGSTYKMEIQEGSKGPLFLITSADGHSCSGQTADIAWEKFQKKGCLRVNILHGKRFSCKIDGIEFFGFRNPLVQRLLRELVANVNGIAEQSLVSSSFCIVAPTIDPNSEYHDPSTSSNLSVLEKPHLTRKRVKRGNNKPSGCDDFKRLCAGDVTYGSRKKKKSVPASTIIFNEMHDSCIPLSPVLAGLQSNCPTGKENICSSDKDGLLLKFDDYPNDVREKVVLAERVRKPDNYENNKSTNVVSNSCAEEKPLDRLQDTEEVISELKAVDALCPDESQTVDDVDLCVPDTELEGLNFPVSSKFKNVTDPCPEECQSVLAVHLCAPDTLDSVQDNTTSSATVILDKITCGAAEEFMVNDLCVPDTELEGLNFPVSSEFKIEADPCPEECKNIIAVHLCAPDTLDFVQDNTKKSATIMLDKFTCGVEEEFMVTDPVVSEQLVTKSSPEEESGTFSSNFSSEKSDMDSVGHDIAKSMMTLLLPQAIPLLNITSRKKIKTPSPSVNFDIKPKLHEENIGSGSSIKAQSSDINHSVIQSYGHVKSVALDKFGGDQFQDQVMNQLVSPSKNVEADQVSFGKDASCLHGGKRHADLDIKGSLAYHVETNETKDILCDDKVQLNERKMAQGGEFHLSEFVLNRKSSSKEVPTIVSHDVRQNINENSLGAKINSEKNLETAPDCNEAVGTSAASVGALASLQLSRKESLEAGDFVTSKISSGQVSKRVYTRKKVPKTEAIRRKNSPLLLESAGCSKLIDGCTAGTTGTALNSELFNDQKEVVYTDTRVGGELHGLSTENTDVTSNPVLESRAPFMSVNQADFCASEDQDTSNPSVPSVLDVEKSQIHLSEKIAGLKNSLDINRLASREEGIRFCHKDSNSEITRQMNLEFNCELDSIVDFLGCYFHPMPVLSLLLSRKGNEIYICSLCGLLVEKDRTLFLYKLVIEGPGTGCPCFIGHTSITWPSSADKFGGVIPFERSGLQLTPDGQCLVLLGNTRTPCCREGTLDCLCSSCTLDCSENNGVKIVQVKAGYVSVLVKLSTSDSLLCILVCEPDHIVAAGENGKLHLWTMNSLWSAPTEDFTIQSNDHISPCTMELKRIPKCSSLVIGHDGLGQFRLWDISKRILVSKFSAPSISVHQFCPISVLFRQREVNGFSYSNMEVDINTLLDATKMCFSEHSMNHSRPHSENEDISIWCLVFTAPHSDALHDYGSSDFLINSVGGWRVALLVKDTLILGNALDPRAAAIGASAGHGIIGTLDGLVYMWEILTGKVLGTLHKFKGGSASCIATDGSGSGVLAVADDKGQVLVYMCPQRV, from the exons ATGGTGAAAtctaaagaagaagaagaaggaaataAATCAGATGGACTTGAAATTATCTCAATCGGATCTCTATACAGTGGAACCTGGGATAAGAAGTATTGGAGCTCGTCTAGG GGTAAAGATAGGTATCCTTATCCTGTTGGATATCAAGCTTGTCGAGCTTATAATGGGAGCACATATAAGATGGAAATTCAGGAAGGTTCTAAAGGGCCATTATTCCTG ATTACTTCTGCTGATGGACATTCATGCTCTGGGCAAACAGCGGATATTGCATGGGAGAAATTTCAGAAAAAAGGCTGCCTGCGCGTAAATATCTTGCATGGCAAAAGGTTTTCTTGCAAGATAGATGGTATAGAG TTCTTTGGGTTCCGAAACCCATTAGTCCAGAGGTTACTTCGGGAGTTGGTGGCAAATGTGAATGGAATAGCAGAACAAAGCCTGGTATCTTCCAGTTTCTGCATTGTGGCTCCAACAATAGATCCAAATAGTGAATACCATGATCCAAGCACATCTTCTAACCTGTCAGTTTTGGAAAAACCACATTTGACACGGAAAAGAGTCAAGAGGGGAAATAACAAGCCATCAGGATGTGATGATTTTAAAAGACTGTGTGCTGGTGATGTAACATATGGGAGtcgtaagaaaaaaaaatctgtgCCGGCCtccactattatttttaatgaaatgcACGACTCTTGCATTCCTCTTAGTCCAGTTCTAGCAGGATTGCAATCAAATTGTCCAACTGGAAAAGAAAATATTTGTTCTTCAGACAAAGATGGTTTGCTTTTGAAGTTTGATGACTACCCTAATGATGTTCGAGAGAAAGTTGTGTTGGCTGAAAGAGTAAGAAAGCCTgataattatgaaaataacaaATCCACTAATGTAGTCAGCAACTCCTGTGCAGAAGAAAAACCT CTTGATAGGTTGCAAGATACTGAAGAAGTAATTTCTGAACTGAAAGCTGTTGATGCATTATGTCCAGACGAATCTCAAACAGTTGATGACGTTGATCTTTGTGTTCCTGATACTGAATTGGAAGGTCTGAATTTTCCAGTATCATCCAAATTCAAAAATGTGACTGATCCATGTCCAGAAGAATGTCAAAGTGTCCTTGCTGTTCATCTTTGTGCTCCTGATACATTAGATTCTGTGCAAG ATAATACGACAAGCTCTGCTACAGTTATCTTGGATAAAATTACTTGTGGAGCTGCAGAAGAGTTCATGGTTAATGATCTTTGTGTTCCTGATACTGAATTGGAAGGTCTGAATTTTCCAGTATCATCCGAATTCAAAATTGAGGCTGATCCATGTCCAGAAGAATGTAAAAATATCATTGCTGTTCATCTTTGTGCTCCTGATACATTAGATTTCGTGCAAG ATAACACGAAAAAATCTGCTACAATTATGTTGGATAAATTTACATGTGGGGTTGAAGAAGAGTTCATGGTAACTGATCCAGTTGTTTCTGAACAATTGGTGACTAAATCATCCCCAGAAGAAGAATCGGGCACATTTAGTTCAAATTTCAGCTCTGAAAAAAGTGATATGGATTCAGTTGGTCATGATATAGCCAAGTCAATGATGACACTTCTGCTTCCACAAGCTATTCCTCTGCTCAATATTACCtcaaggaaaaaaattaaaaccccCAGCCCTTCAGTGAATTTCGATATTAAACCTAAACTTCATGAAGAAAATATTGGAAGTGGCTCCTCAATAAAGGCTCAATCCTCTGATATAAATCACTCAGTTATACAAAGTTATGGACATGTTAAGTCTGTTGCTCTTGACAAATTTGGTGGTGACCAATTTCAGGATCAAGTTATGAACCAGCTAGTATCGCCCTCCAAAAATGTGGAAGCTGATCAAGTTAGCTTTGGTAAAGATGCTTCTTGTCTTCATGGTGGGAAACGACATGCTGATCTAGACATTAAGGGGTCATTGGCTTATCATGTTGAGACCAATGAGACTAAAGATATTTTATGCGATGATAAAGTTCAGTTGAATGAAAGAAAAATGGCACAGGGTGGTGAATTCCACTTATCAGAATTTGTTCTAAATCGCAAATCTTCCAGCAAGGAAGTTCCCACCATAGTAAGCCATGATGTTCGCCAAAATATTAATGAAAACTCATTAGGTGCCAAGATCAATTCTGAGAAGAACCTTGAAACTGCACCCGATTGTAATGAAG cTGTAGGTACAAGTGCTGCTAGTGTAGGAGCCTTGGCGAGTTTGCAGTTATCAAGGAAGGAATCTCTTGAGGCCGGGGATTTTGTAACCAGCAAGATATCCAGTGGCCAAGTCTCCAAAAGAGTATACACCAGAAAAAAGGTCCCAAAAACAGAAGCTATAAGGAGAAAGAACAGTCCTCTACTTTTAGAAAGTGCAGGGTGTAGCAAACTTATAGATGGTTGTACAGCAGGAACAACAGGAACTGCCCTCAACTCAGAGCTCTTCAATGACCAAAAAGAAGTAGTTTATACTGATACCAGGGTTGGAGGGGAACTCCATGGTTTGTCCACTGAAAATACTGATGTGACTTCTAATCCCGTATTGGAAAGCCGGGCGCCTTTTATGTCAGTAAATCAAGCAGATTTCTGTGCTTCAGAAGACCAGGATACCTCAAATCCGTCTGTTCCATCCGTGTTAGATGTAGAAAAATCCCAAATCCATTTATCAGAGAAGATAGCGGGGCTTAAGAATTCTTTAGACATTAATCGTCTTGCATCTCGAGAAGAAGGAATAAGGTTCTGTCACAAGGACAGTAATTCAGAAATAACGAGGCAAATGAACTTAGAGTTTAATTGTGAGCTAGACAGCATTGTTGATTTTTTGGGATGCTATTTCCACCCTATGCCTGTTTTGTCACTGTTGTTGAGCCGAAAAGGAAACGAAATCTACATTTGTAGTCTATGTGGTCTTTTGGTAGAAAAGGACAGAACCCTATTTCTTTACAAGCTAGTAATTGAAGGGCCAGGAACAGGATGTCCATGCTTTATTGGTCACACGTCAATAACCTGGCCATCTTCAGCTGATAAATTTGGTGGAGTA ATTCCATTTGAAAGATCTGGTTTGCAACTCACCCCAGATGGGCAGTGTCTTGTTTTGCTTGGAAACACTAGAACACCATGTTGCAG GGAAGGAACATTAGATTGTTTATGCTCATCATGTACATTAGACTGCTCTGAGAACAATGGTGTGAAAATTGTACAAGTAAAAGCTGGATACGTATCAGTTCTGGTTAAATTGAGTACATCTGACAGTTTGCTATGTATATTGGTGTGTGAACCTGATCACATTGTTGCTGCTGGAGAGAATGGAAAACTGCATCTTTGGACCATGAATTCATTATGGAG TGCACCAACAGAAGATTTCACCATACAGTCTAATGATCACATATCCCCATGTACGATGGAGTTAAAGAGAATACCAAAATGTTCTTCTCTAGTTATTGGGCATGATGGCCTTGGGCAGTTCAGATTATG GGATATCTCAAAACGTATACTTGTCTCTAAATTCTCGGCTCCAAGCATTTCAGTTCATCAATTTTGTCCAATCAGTGTGTTATTTAGGCAAAGGGAAGTCAACGGTTTCAGTTACTCTAACATGGAAGTGGACATCAATACATTATTGGATGCAACAAAAATGTGTTTTTCAGAGCACAGCATGAATCATTCCCGTCCTCATTCAGAGAATGAAGATATTTCCATCTGGTGTCTTGTCTTCACTGCCCCTCACTCTGATGCTCTACATGACTATGGTTCAAGTGATTTCCTGATAAATTCAGTTGGAGGTTGGAGGGTAGCACTACTGGTGAAAGATACATTGATATTGGGAAATGCATTGGATCCAAG GGCTGCCGCTATTGGTGCATCAGCTGGTCATGGAATCATTGGTACGCTTGACGGACTTGTGTATATGTGGGAAATTTTGACAGGAAAGGTACTTGGCACGTTGCATAAATTCAAAG GTGGAAGTGCTTCGTGCATTGCCACGGATGGTTCAGGTTCAGGTGTCTTGGCGGTGGCAGATGACAAAGGTCAGGTACTGGTATATATGTGCCCTCAGCGAGTCTGA